The following coding sequences are from one Desulfosporosinus orientis DSM 765 window:
- a CDS encoding MFS transporter has translation MQVNLNKDSNLTWEKKQNRKKIGFIGAACSLAVVYAASSAPIPLYNSYRQTIGLTNGDLAMTSVAYFVGTVITLLMFARLSNYLGRRPVVLVTLGLAMIGCLMFFYIHNAPMFLIGRLIQGFSCGLASSTVTTYIIDNAPESPGWIGAAVTSAAPMIGLAVGAFGSGALKQYGSGSLSLIFGILIVALAGCVVLITLSPETVTRKRGAVASIVPQIRLPQNIRSLLPAASATFVGTWAIGGFYQAFSAPMAAEQLGTTNTMIAAAVFAGMMAPNVIGGSLAGRMKTTIAQRMGMSVFFLSLLVIIASLRAGAVVPFLVAGIFAGAAWGAAFTGSLRGILNKTSQEDRAGVLSTVYLISYSGAAIPNLIVGRLPKTINLFEIALGYGLLVAVASIITLVTARQGTEGQCNR, from the coding sequence ATGCAGGTGAATTTAAACAAGGATTCTAACTTAACTTGGGAGAAGAAACAAAATCGAAAAAAGATCGGCTTTATAGGGGCTGCTTGCTCTTTAGCAGTTGTGTATGCAGCCTCTTCTGCCCCAATTCCTCTATATAACTCTTATCGTCAGACCATAGGTCTTACAAACGGCGATCTTGCCATGACGTCAGTTGCCTACTTCGTCGGGACTGTGATTACACTGCTGATGTTTGCTAGGCTGTCAAACTATCTGGGTCGCCGTCCGGTGGTACTTGTGACATTAGGGCTGGCCATGATTGGATGTCTAATGTTTTTTTACATTCATAATGCGCCGATGTTTTTGATTGGGAGGTTGATACAGGGTTTTTCTTGTGGCCTGGCATCCAGTACAGTTACCACATATATCATAGATAATGCACCTGAATCTCCAGGCTGGATAGGCGCGGCTGTTACCAGCGCAGCGCCTATGATTGGGCTCGCAGTCGGTGCCTTTGGTTCCGGTGCTCTAAAACAGTACGGCTCCGGCTCACTGTCGCTGATTTTTGGAATACTCATCGTTGCACTTGCAGGCTGCGTAGTGTTAATTACGTTAAGCCCGGAAACGGTTACACGTAAAAGGGGGGCTGTAGCCTCAATCGTTCCCCAAATCCGGCTACCCCAAAATATCCGCTCTCTTCTCCCTGCTGCGAGCGCCACGTTTGTAGGAACCTGGGCGATTGGCGGATTTTATCAAGCTTTCAGTGCTCCCATGGCAGCGGAACAGCTAGGCACAACAAATACAATGATAGCCGCAGCGGTATTTGCCGGTATGATGGCTCCCAATGTAATCGGTGGTTCGCTGGCTGGCCGCATGAAAACGACAATAGCCCAGCGTATGGGTATGTCAGTATTTTTCCTGTCTCTGTTAGTAATCATTGCTTCCCTGCGGGCCGGTGCCGTCGTCCCGTTCCTAGTAGCGGGTATATTCGCCGGGGCAGCATGGGGAGCGGCATTTACCGGAAGCCTCCGTGGAATACTCAATAAAACAAGTCAAGAAGACAGGGCTGGCGTGCTTTCCACAGTTTATCTCATATCCTACAGTGGTGCTGCAATTCCAAATCTGATTGTGGGAAGATTACCAAAAACCATTAATTTATTTGAGATAGCTCTTGGATATGGCCTTCTGGTAGCAGTAGCCAGTATCATCACACTCGTCACAGCACGTCAAGGCACTGAAGGTCAATGTAATCGCTGA
- a CDS encoding cyclophilin-like fold protein yields the protein MKIKVTAGKHVLTATLVDNATTRSLVSKFPLTVPMMNLYSREMCYRFSNPLPANEVQQSGYEIGDLSYWTPRHSLVIFYKQNGEVISNLQKIGHFDSSVEFFKQTGE from the coding sequence GTGAAGATAAAGGTTACAGCCGGTAAACATGTGCTGACAGCCACATTAGTCGATAATGCAACTACACGCAGCCTTGTTTCCAAGTTTCCGTTGACTGTTCCGATGATGAATCTCTATTCCAGAGAAATGTGTTACCGCTTTTCCAATCCGCTTCCCGCCAACGAAGTGCAACAAAGTGGCTACGAAATAGGGGATTTGAGCTATTGGACACCCCGACATAGCCTTGTGATTTTTTACAAGCAAAACGGAGAAGTCATTAGCAATTTGCAAAAAATAGGTCACTTTGATTCCAGCGTTGAATTCTTTAAACAAACTGGAGAGTGA
- a CDS encoding lactate utilization protein, with protein sequence MNRDIEVVVQSLARRNIEARYFESLPELEREILKTVPISATVGIGNSQTLKKIAISEKLKARGNVVFDKTVASNKLESGELSKKAILSDWYISGTNALSREGHIVNIDHTGNRVAAMIYGPEKVIVVVGVNKIEDSLSAAIDRAKNKAAILNAKRVGLNPPCVELNKCVDCRSKDRVCNNLVIIEGQVDKERLKVFLVNDNIGF encoded by the coding sequence GTGAATAGGGATATTGAGGTTGTAGTTCAAAGCCTAGCTCGACGAAATATCGAAGCTCGCTACTTCGAAAGTCTGCCTGAGCTCGAAAGGGAAATCCTTAAAACAGTACCTATAAGCGCTACAGTGGGAATAGGCAATTCCCAAACCCTAAAGAAAATTGCAATTTCAGAAAAACTAAAGGCTAGGGGCAATGTTGTATTCGACAAAACAGTTGCTTCAAATAAGTTGGAATCAGGAGAATTGAGTAAGAAAGCTATTCTTTCCGATTGGTACATATCCGGAACTAATGCCTTGTCAAGGGAAGGACATATCGTAAATATTGATCATACGGGTAATAGAGTGGCTGCTATGATTTATGGTCCTGAAAAAGTCATAGTAGTTGTGGGAGTAAACAAAATTGAAGATTCGCTATCTGCTGCAATAGACAGAGCGAAAAACAAAGCTGCAATTCTAAATGCGAAAAGAGTAGGGCTCAACCCACCCTGCGTTGAACTCAACAAATGTGTTGACTGCAGATCTAAGGATAGAGTATGCAACAACCTAGTTATCATCGAAGGGCAAGTTGACAAAGAAAGGTTAAAGGTGTTCTTAGTTAATGATAACATTGGATTTTAG
- a CDS encoding GNAT family N-acetyltransferase, which translates to MLTYKTGIDCINWSKLFQLYDRIGLVAGLAKSREYEKIKEAFVQSYKLATAWDGDSLVGAGRLLSDGICYGMIFDLGVLPEYQRMGIGRGILDQLLQNNEHLRVHLTSTFGTEDFYKKNGFKQHKTAFAKYPFDSEYLMD; encoded by the coding sequence GTGTTAACATACAAAACGGGAATCGACTGTATCAATTGGTCTAAGCTGTTCCAACTCTACGATAGAATAGGGCTAGTTGCTGGTCTTGCAAAAAGTAGGGAGTATGAGAAAATCAAGGAAGCGTTCGTCCAGAGTTATAAATTAGCTACAGCATGGGATGGTGACTCCTTGGTAGGAGCGGGGCGATTATTGTCTGATGGAATCTGTTATGGAATGATCTTCGACCTTGGTGTACTACCAGAATATCAGAGGATGGGGATTGGTAGAGGTATACTGGATCAACTACTACAGAATAATGAACATTTGCGGGTTCATTTAACTTCTACTTTTGGAACCGAAGATTTTTATAAGAAAAACGGATTCAAACAACACAAGACTGCATTTGCGAAGTATCCTTTTGATTCAGAATATCTGATGGATTAA
- a CDS encoding GNAT family N-acetyltransferase, producing MIDLGSQLVGCVWLEDLDCIRKVGKLGIYIGEIECRGRGVGRAVLKEILRRAFGPFELDKVILHVREQNTRAINCYKSCGFVITKEFSKRKFPDGSCQGSYEMSVQRMLKQATQ from the coding sequence ATGATCGATTTGGGCAGCCAGCTAGTAGGTTGCGTATGGCTTGAAGATTTGGACTGCATACGTAAGGTAGGTAAACTCGGAATTTATATAGGGGAGATTGAATGTCGAGGAAGGGGAGTTGGAAGAGCAGTCTTGAAGGAAATCTTGAGACGTGCTTTTGGTCCTTTTGAGTTGGACAAGGTAATCTTACATGTTCGTGAGCAAAACACAAGGGCTATAAACTGCTATAAGAGTTGCGGTTTCGTTATTACAAAGGAATTCTCCAAAAGGAAATTTCCTGATGGTTCATGTCAAGGATCTTACGAGATGAGTGTCCAAAGAATGCTTAAGCAAGCCACACAATGA
- a CDS encoding aminoglycoside 6-adenylyltransferase, whose translation MQYPEENSFYENDVENCYGWLIQFTDGNRLDLHVCTLTPVLKDLKRDGLYKILFDKDNCLPNIKATDREYWVKKPTELQFSHTCNEFWWSLNNVAKGLWREEIPYVMDMLNYVIRPQLTRLLQ comes from the coding sequence ATGCAATATCCTGAAGAGAATTCCTTTTATGAAAATGATGTTGAGAACTGCTACGGATGGTTGATACAATTTACAGACGGTAATCGTCTGGACTTACACGTATGTACATTAACTCCTGTACTTAAAGACCTAAAGAGAGACGGACTGTATAAAATACTGTTTGACAAAGACAATTGCTTACCAAATATTAAAGCAACAGATAGGGAGTATTGGGTAAAGAAGCCGACAGAGTTACAATTTTCACATACATGCAATGAGTTTTGGTGGTCTCTTAATAATGTCGCAAAGGGCTTATGGAGAGAAGAAATACCATACGTAATGGATATGCTAAATTACGTTATCCGACCACAATTGACAAGGTTATTACAGTAG
- a CDS encoding aminoglycoside 6-adenylyltransferase, with protein MKQILPLPLENTGKYMYRWLDAETWNAFLKTYSSGVVKDIWKAVFLMCELFDGVAKEVSPLINARYNEIEANNSLKFLKAVYSLPKDAKEIYFV; from the coding sequence ATGAAACAAATTTTACCGTTGCCGTTGGAAAATACAGGCAAATACATGTATAGATGGTTAGATGCTGAGACGTGGAACGCATTTTTGAAAACCTATTCTTCTGGAGTCGTAAAGGACATTTGGAAAGCTGTTTTTCTCATGTGTGAGTTATTTGATGGTGTTGCCAAAGAGGTATCCCCTCTTATCAATGCAAGGTATAACGAGATCGAGGCAAATAACAGTTTAAAGTTCTTAAAAGCTGTCTACTCGTTACCTAAAGATGCTAAGGAAATATATTTTGTGTAA
- a CDS encoding GNAT family N-acetyltransferase: MVILRTPRLYIRKIQTDDYSSVCSILQDIDVMYAWEHAFSDEEVVQWIDENIMRYNRDGYSYWAIIEKASDKLIGVTGLISERADNENYVGVGYIYQKSYWGNGYAFEAASACVDYAFHILHQNEITAQIRPENTASRKVAERLGMSLKKQFIRHYKNKDIPHLLYSRTI, translated from the coding sequence ATGGTTATTTTGCGAACACCACGATTGTACATTCGGAAAATACAAACAGATGATTATAGTTCTGTCTGCTCAATTTTGCAGGACATTGATGTCATGTATGCTTGGGAACATGCCTTTTCTGATGAGGAAGTAGTGCAATGGATTGACGAAAATATTATGAGATATAATAGGGACGGATATAGTTACTGGGCAATAATAGAAAAAGCATCTGATAAGTTAATTGGAGTCACCGGGTTAATTTCAGAACGAGCAGATAATGAAAACTATGTTGGAGTTGGCTATATTTATCAGAAATCATATTGGGGAAACGGGTATGCCTTTGAAGCTGCTTCTGCTTGTGTTGATTATGCTTTTCATATTTTGCATCAAAATGAAATTACGGCGCAAATTCGACCGGAGAATACGGCTTCAAGAAAAGTAGCTGAAAGACTTGGCATGTCTTTAAAGAAGCAGTTTATTAGACATTATAAAAACAAAGACATACCTCATCTTCTTTATAGCCGTACAATATAG
- a CDS encoding DUF3795 domain-containing protein has product MGRDKPCYVYQCIQEKEISLCCDCVDFPCDYLHPYADQAVQKPHNTKVFNLCLIKRMGLENWAKQKANNVKETYYKGKLKLGD; this is encoded by the coding sequence ATTGGTCGAGACAAGCCTTGTTACGTATATCAATGTATCCAAGAAAAAGAAATCAGCCTTTGCTGCGATTGCGTCGATTTTCCCTGTGATTACTTGCATCCCTATGCTGATCAAGCAGTCCAGAAGCCGCATAATACCAAAGTGTTCAATTTATGTCTGATTAAGAGGATGGGCTTAGAGAATTGGGCTAAACAAAAAGCTAATAATGTCAAAGAGACTTATTATAAAGGTAAACTGAAATTAGGTGACTAG
- a CDS encoding TetR/AcrR family transcriptional regulator, with protein sequence MGRSKEFEESVVLQKAMELFWEQGYEKTSMSDLVEHMGIHRRSLYDTFGDKHTLFLKALDYFAEFMNAKLKSETSHAETAKQSIQFIFDLMIEGAGDSHWGCLFVNSAAELALRDMEVNEKTEKAFIRTEHLLENLIRKGQQTGEFSCDYDAEVLAESLHNTLLGIRLLARTTASKDKLHRIADFSLALLNK encoded by the coding sequence ATGGGACGCAGCAAGGAATTTGAGGAAAGTGTAGTTCTCCAGAAAGCCATGGAATTATTTTGGGAGCAAGGCTACGAAAAGACATCTATGAGTGACCTGGTAGAGCATATGGGAATCCATCGTAGAAGTTTATATGATACCTTTGGTGATAAGCATACATTATTTTTGAAAGCGCTAGATTACTTTGCAGAATTTATGAATGCCAAACTAAAGTCTGAAACTTCACATGCAGAAACAGCAAAACAATCCATACAGTTTATCTTTGATCTCATGATCGAAGGAGCTGGAGATAGCCACTGGGGGTGCCTATTTGTGAACTCTGCAGCTGAGCTGGCTCTCCGAGATATGGAGGTAAACGAAAAAACGGAAAAAGCATTTATTCGAACAGAGCATCTTCTTGAGAATCTTATTCGCAAAGGACAGCAAACAGGTGAATTTTCGTGTGATTATGATGCAGAAGTTTTGGCGGAAAGTTTGCACAATACTTTGCTGGGGATTCGGCTACTTGCAAGAACCACAGCGAGTAAAGATAAATTACATCGTATTGCAGATTTTTCTTTAGCACTGCTGAATAAATAA
- a CDS encoding NADH:flavin oxidoreductase, which translates to MKSLFDKTELAGMRLKNRFIRSATYDGFADENGHMTEKVYEIYEDLAKGGVGTIITGLTFVSDLESVYPGQEGIYDDTFINGYQKLTEMVHRYDAKIIMQLVSNGSQASVAANSGKVVWGPSAVEDLAYKITPQEMTKEDIAFVQRAFADAADRAKKSGFDGIQMHVAHGYLLNRFLTPYYNRRTDEYGGNQENRSRMVLEIYEAIRDRVGPDYPVFIKINSEDFFEQGMTFSDCKYVCHRLAELGIDGIEISGGNPASRPNEGFSRRVSTEQESYFKKYADEIAQETKIPVILVGGNRHVKGLTEVLNSTAIEYIALCRPFIRESDLVNHWLEDDAVPAKCISCNKCFTGAGTVCIFKSQNNVTQ; encoded by the coding sequence ATGAAATCTTTGTTTGACAAAACGGAACTGGCAGGTATGAGGCTGAAAAACAGATTTATCCGCTCAGCAACCTATGACGGATTTGCTGATGAAAATGGTCATATGACAGAAAAGGTGTATGAAATCTATGAAGATTTAGCAAAAGGGGGAGTAGGCACAATTATCACGGGGCTTACTTTTGTAAGTGATTTAGAGAGTGTTTATCCAGGACAGGAAGGGATCTATGATGATACATTTATCAATGGGTATCAAAAGCTGACCGAGATGGTTCACCGATATGATGCCAAAATCATTATGCAACTTGTAAGCAACGGTTCACAAGCCTCGGTTGCCGCAAATAGTGGTAAGGTAGTGTGGGGGCCAAGTGCTGTGGAAGACCTTGCTTATAAAATTACGCCGCAGGAAATGACAAAGGAAGATATTGCATTTGTACAAAGAGCGTTCGCTGATGCGGCGGATAGAGCTAAGAAATCCGGGTTTGATGGTATCCAGATGCACGTGGCACATGGCTATTTATTAAATAGATTTTTGACACCTTATTATAACCGCCGGACAGACGAATATGGTGGTAATCAAGAAAATCGGTCAAGAATGGTGCTGGAAATTTATGAAGCAATAAGAGACAGGGTTGGTCCGGATTATCCAGTGTTTATAAAAATCAACAGCGAGGATTTTTTTGAGCAGGGAATGACTTTTTCGGATTGCAAGTATGTATGCCACAGATTGGCAGAGTTAGGAATAGACGGGATTGAAATCAGTGGTGGCAACCCTGCATCGCGTCCGAACGAGGGCTTCTCCCGCCGAGTTTCAACTGAACAAGAATCCTACTTTAAAAAATATGCCGATGAAATCGCGCAAGAAACCAAGATACCGGTCATATTAGTAGGCGGTAATCGGCATGTAAAAGGCCTAACAGAAGTTTTAAATAGTACTGCTATTGAGTATATTGCTCTTTGCAGACCATTTATTCGTGAAAGCGATTTAGTCAACCACTGGTTGGAAGATGATGCCGTTCCAGCAAAGTGCATCTCTTGTAATAAATGCTTCACCGGTGCTGGAACAGTCTGTATTTTTAAGAGCCAAAATAATGTTACGCAGTAA
- a CDS encoding 4Fe-4S binding protein, with protein sequence MGHGASAKEAVYMLLAERLKMHPLGTSINEDLMEILHHLYTESEAMVGGKFPMAPMKLEQMVSSTGIAKDELERTIQSMIHKGLVLNIPTPDGTIYMLSPMMIGFFEFTFKRLNKPDYVELKKLAEQFDKYLSNPKIRSELYGSDTKQFRTLVYENVMPFAVQTEVMTYEKASEIIRQAGYGAISLCTCRHKASHLGKECEINAPMDVCTTLGIHAQMAVKKGWAREATVDEMLEVLDRTQKLGLVHLCDNVLNQPAFICHCCSCCCEVLGTIKKFGISSAHHSNFIPALDLDSCVKCGICAKKCPIDAIKITDDGKGSKIPDVNKEICIGCGVCASNCPKGSLTMMQRTDLYVPPENKTEQLKRIAKEKAIRES encoded by the coding sequence ATGGGACATGGCGCAAGTGCTAAGGAAGCAGTGTATATGTTACTTGCCGAGAGATTGAAGATGCACCCGCTTGGCACATCAATTAACGAGGATCTGATGGAAATACTTCACCATCTCTATACCGAGAGTGAGGCCATGGTTGGCGGCAAATTTCCTATGGCACCTATGAAATTGGAACAGATGGTCAGTAGTACTGGAATTGCAAAAGATGAGTTGGAAAGAACGATTCAGAGCATGATCCACAAAGGCTTAGTACTGAACATTCCCACGCCGGATGGTACTATTTATATGCTCTCTCCAATGATGATCGGCTTTTTTGAGTTTACCTTTAAGCGGTTGAATAAACCGGATTACGTGGAATTGAAAAAATTGGCCGAACAATTTGACAAATATTTAAGTAACCCCAAGATTAGAAGTGAGCTTTACGGGAGCGATACTAAACAATTTCGAACACTGGTTTACGAAAATGTGATGCCCTTTGCCGTGCAAACAGAAGTCATGACATACGAGAAAGCTTCTGAAATTATCCGCCAGGCAGGTTACGGGGCAATCTCCCTTTGTACCTGTCGGCATAAGGCCAGTCACTTGGGAAAAGAATGTGAGATAAATGCACCAATGGATGTGTGTACCACGTTAGGCATTCATGCACAAATGGCTGTAAAAAAGGGTTGGGCGAGGGAGGCCACAGTGGATGAAATGCTGGAGGTGCTTGACCGAACACAAAAGTTGGGATTGGTACACCTCTGTGATAACGTATTAAACCAACCGGCCTTCATTTGCCACTGTTGCAGTTGCTGTTGCGAAGTTTTAGGTACTATCAAGAAATTTGGTATATCATCCGCGCACCATAGTAATTTTATCCCGGCTTTAGACCTGGATAGCTGCGTTAAGTGTGGTATCTGTGCGAAAAAGTGCCCTATTGATGCCATCAAAATAACCGATGACGGAAAGGGGTCGAAAATACCGGATGTTAATAAGGAAATCTGTATTGGTTGCGGAGTTTGCGCTTCTAATTGTCCAAAAGGATCACTGACCATGATGCAACGGACGGATTTATATGTTCCACCGGAAAATAAAACGGAGCAACTCAAGCGAATTGCCAAAGAAAAGGCTATACGGGAAAGTTAG
- a CDS encoding class I SAM-dependent methyltransferase encodes MHKFNPAHKNKLDNDWRRQVLLPKPILEKLGLLAEDVVADVGCGIGYFSVPAAEMISPENIVYALDTSKEMLTEVEKRAESAGISNIVVVETEEYDFKLQDESVSFVLIVTVLHEIVDKEMFLREANRILKPAGRLAIIDWEKKPTKVGPPIDHRIDKQEAVEFLKSSGLKLSMELEIADVFYGLVGVKSF; translated from the coding sequence ATGCATAAGTTTAATCCTGCTCATAAAAACAAACTCGATAATGATTGGCGAAGGCAGGTTCTTCTACCGAAACCTATACTTGAGAAACTAGGACTTTTGGCAGAGGATGTTGTTGCCGATGTAGGCTGTGGTATCGGCTATTTCTCAGTTCCGGCAGCGGAAATGATTTCACCCGAAAACATAGTATATGCTTTGGATACCTCTAAAGAGATGCTGACTGAGGTTGAAAAGAGAGCAGAGAGTGCCGGTATTTCCAATATTGTTGTCGTCGAGACAGAAGAATATGATTTCAAGCTCCAGGATGAGTCTGTAAGCTTTGTGTTAATTGTCACTGTATTGCATGAGATAGTAGATAAGGAAATGTTCCTTAGAGAAGCAAACCGGATCCTAAAACCTGCGGGTCGTCTAGCGATAATTGACTGGGAGAAGAAGCCGACTAAAGTTGGGCCGCCAATAGACCATAGGATTGATAAACAAGAAGCAGTGGAGTTTCTTAAATCTTCAGGGCTTAAATTAAGCATGGAGTTAGAGATCGCTGATGTTTTCTATGGTCTTGTAGGTGTTAAGTCGTTTTAG
- a CDS encoding EFR1 family ferrodoxin (N-terminal region resembles flavodoxins. C-terminal ferrodoxin region binds two 4Fe-4S clusters.), producing the protein MKIKSLKLVYFSPTGTTRRIIEGIARGINQSDVELVDITRPETRKQQLQTSEDELLVIGVPVYSGRVPSIAIDWIHKIKAHNTPTVCIVVYGNREYEDALLELKDTMIKQGCIPIAGAAYVGEHSFSNAETPIAVARPDAADLNMAELLGQKVIEKILSISSIDHNSSITVPGNHPYKIPKAKISPVDFIAINDNCSQCGICAQVCPVGAIDYKNSTMIDKEKCLHCCACIKRCPENARTVKTGTFKDVAIWLSQTCQKRKEPEFFF; encoded by the coding sequence ATGAAAATAAAATCGCTGAAACTTGTTTATTTTTCGCCAACGGGAACAACAAGAAGGATTATTGAAGGAATTGCACGTGGAATTAACCAAAGCGATGTGGAACTTGTAGATATTACTAGACCAGAGACAAGAAAACAGCAATTGCAAACATCGGAAGATGAATTACTTGTTATCGGAGTGCCGGTTTATTCCGGTAGAGTACCGTCTATAGCAATTGACTGGATACATAAGATTAAAGCTCATAACACGCCTACCGTGTGTATCGTTGTTTATGGTAATCGCGAGTATGAGGATGCACTTCTCGAACTCAAAGATACGATGATAAAACAGGGATGTATACCGATCGCCGGTGCAGCATATGTCGGGGAACACTCCTTTTCTAATGCCGAAACGCCTATTGCCGTAGCTCGACCTGATGCTGCTGACTTAAATATGGCAGAATTACTTGGGCAAAAAGTTATTGAAAAAATACTGTCTATTTCATCAATTGATCATAATTCAAGTATAACTGTACCTGGTAATCATCCCTATAAAATACCTAAGGCAAAGATTTCTCCAGTTGATTTTATTGCAATTAACGATAATTGTTCGCAATGTGGGATTTGTGCCCAGGTGTGTCCTGTTGGTGCTATCGATTATAAAAACAGTACTATGATTGATAAGGAAAAATGCCTCCACTGTTGTGCTTGCATAAAAAGGTGTCCCGAAAATGCACGAACGGTCAAAACTGGCACATTCAAAGATGTTGCTATATGGCTAAGTCAAACGTGTCAAAAGCGAAAGGAGCCTGAATTCTTTTTTTAA